One Arthrobacter sp. StoSoilB20 DNA segment encodes these proteins:
- the rplV gene encoding 50S ribosomal protein L22: MEAKAIARHIRVTPMKARRVVNLVRGKQANEALAILKFAPQAASEPVFKVLQSAMANARVLADRDGVAFDDSDLFITAAFVDEGPTMKRFQPRAQGRAYRIRKRTSHITLVVATPEKEEAR, translated from the coding sequence CGTCACATCCGCGTAACGCCTATGAAGGCCCGGCGCGTCGTCAACCTTGTTCGTGGTAAGCAAGCGAATGAGGCTCTGGCAATTCTGAAGTTTGCCCCCCAGGCAGCTTCGGAGCCGGTATTCAAGGTACTTCAGTCGGCAATGGCCAACGCACGTGTCCTCGCGGACCGTGACGGCGTTGCATTCGACGACAGCGACCTCTTCATCACCGCAGCATTTGTTGATGAAGGCCCGACCATGAAGCGGTTCCAGCCGCGTGCCCAGGGCCGCGCCTACCGCATTAGGAAGCGGACCAGCCACATCACGCTGGTTGTCGCAACCCCGGAGAAAGAGGAGGCTCGCTAA
- the rpsC gene encoding 30S ribosomal protein S3, which yields MGQKVNPHGFRLGITTDHVSHWFADSTKPGQRYKDFVREDIKIRQLMSTGMERAGIAKVEIERTRDRVRVDIHTARPGIVIGRRGAEADRIRGELEKLTGKQVQLNILEVKNPEMEAQLVAQGIAEQLTSRVAFRRAMKKAMQSAQRAGAKGIRVACSGRLGGAEMSRSEFYREGRVPLHTLRANIDYGFYEAKTTFGRIGVKVWIYKGDVTAKELAQQAAAAPSRGRAGDRPGRPGGDRRRRNDRPAAEAAPAAVEAPAAEAAAPAAEGGQA from the coding sequence GTGGGACAGAAAGTAAACCCGCACGGGTTCCGACTCGGCATCACCACCGACCACGTTTCGCACTGGTTCGCTGACAGCACCAAGCCCGGACAGCGCTACAAGGACTTCGTCCGCGAGGACATCAAGATCCGTCAGCTCATGTCCACCGGCATGGAGCGCGCCGGCATCGCCAAGGTCGAAATCGAGCGCACCCGTGACCGTGTCCGCGTGGACATCCACACGGCACGCCCGGGCATCGTCATCGGCCGCCGCGGCGCAGAAGCAGACCGCATCCGCGGCGAGCTCGAAAAGCTCACCGGCAAGCAGGTTCAGCTGAACATCCTCGAGGTCAAGAACCCCGAGATGGAAGCACAGCTTGTTGCCCAGGGCATCGCTGAGCAGCTGACTTCCCGCGTGGCTTTCCGCCGTGCGATGAAGAAGGCAATGCAGTCCGCACAGCGTGCGGGTGCCAAGGGCATCCGTGTTGCTTGCTCGGGTCGTCTGGGTGGCGCAGAAATGTCCCGCTCGGAGTTCTACCGCGAAGGCCGTGTGCCCCTGCACACCCTCCGCGCGAACATCGACTACGGCTTCTACGAAGCCAAGACCACCTTCGGCCGTATCGGTGTGAAGGTTTGGATCTACAAGGGTGACGTAACTGCCAAGGAACTGGCTCAGCAGGCAGCTGCTGCTCCGTCCCGTGGCCGTGCAGGAGACCGTCCGGGCCGCCCGGGTGGCGACCGCCGTCGTCGTAACGACCGTCCGGCAGCTGAGGCAGCACCTGCTGCCGTTGAAGCACCGGCCGCTGAAGCTGCTGCTCCTGCAGCAGAAGGAGGACAGGCTTAA